One Aegilops tauschii subsp. strangulata cultivar AL8/78 chromosome 7, Aet v6.0, whole genome shotgun sequence genomic window carries:
- the LOC109743924 gene encoding SNAP25 homologous protein SNAP32, whose protein sequence is MSATSSSFFGSNGKKKPAARNPFDSDSDDDGGMVQQRPPARASSVPTPAVEADQRGALFAGAAAAGPGPSGFASSSSAAAARGRYRNDFRDSGGVEAQSVQELEGYAAYKAEETTRRVDGCLRVAEEMRDTASKTLLQVHQQGQQIRRTHAMALDIDQDLSRGEKLLGDLGGLFSKKWKPKKNGAIRGPMLTRDDSFIRKGSHMEQRHKLGLSDRPRRSNARQFLSEPTSELEKVEVEKAKQDDGLSDLSDILTELKGMAIDMGTEIEGQTKDLGHAEKDFDELNYRVKGANTRTRRLLGR, encoded by the exons ATGAGCGCCACGAGCTCGTCCTTCTTCGGGTCAAacgggaagaagaagcccgccgcccggaaccccttcgactccgactccgacgacgacggcggcATGGTCCAGCAGAGGCCGCCCGCGCGGGCCTCCTCCGTCCCGACCCCCGCCGTCGAGGCCGACCAGCGGGGCGCCCTattcgccggcgccgccgccgcgggcccCGGGCCGTCCGGGTTCGCGTCCTCGTCGTCCGCGGCGGCGGCCAGGGGCCGGTACAGGAACGACTTCCGGGACTCGGGGGGCGTGGAGGCGCAGTCGGTGCAGGAGCTGGAGGGCTACGCGGCGTACAAGGCCGAGGAGACCACGCGCCGGGTCGACGGCTGCCTCCGGGTCGCCGAGGAGATGCGGGACACCGCGTCAAAGACCCTGCTCCAGGTGCACCAGCAGGGCCAGCAGATCAGGCGCACCCACGCCATGGCCCTCGACATCGACCAGGATCTATCCAGG GGGGAAAAGCTACTAGGGGATCTTGGTGGTTTGTTTTCCAAGAAGTGGAAGCCAAAGAAGAATGGAGCAATCAGGGGCCCTATGCTGACCAGAG ATGATTCCTTCATACGCAAGGGCAGCCATATGGAGCAGAGGCATAAACTGGGGCTGTCAGATCGTCCGCGTCGATCCAATGCACGTCAATTCCTATCCGAACCCACGTCAGAGCTTGAGAAAGTCGAG GTGGAGAAGGCAAAGCAGGATGATGGCCTATCTGATCTTAGCGACATACTGACCGAGTTGAAAGGAATGGCCATTGACATGGGAACTGAGATTGAGGG GCAAACAAAGGATCTGGGTCATGCAGAGAAGGACTTTGACGAACTTAACTACAGGGTCAAGGGGGCGAACACTCGAACCCGTCGTCTGCTTGGGAGATAG